AATCTTATACCTCCTAGGAAACTTAATGTAAGAAATGTCTTTTTAATCACTTCTTCATCTTAACAGTCTAAGTTAATAGGAATTAAGTGAAAAATGACGATTTATTCTTCCCATTATGAGTTGCCATATCTTAAATtgggtatattttatttttccaattaaaaatagaattttccaAGTTAACATAtagaaaaacttaattttaaaagagtaatttCTAATACTTACTAtaacacatttctttaaaatattacttcttTGAAGATTCCTTGAATTCCTATCAACTAAGTTTCAATTGTGAAGACTGAAAttgtcttagtttgtgttttattgctatgaagagacaatTTGTCTGCCTCTCAGTTAGATACCATTTTTTTGCAATTAAATATGTATACTAAAGAATTCCAGCCAAAGAGATTAAACTTTGAGTGTGTATACTAAGGGTGTGGCTTCATCCTAGCTAGATCACAAGGaactagaaggtctttggatgtaatCTGAGTGtccatattgctggattaaaattcttctacagaaATATGTAGATATGAATGTAATAGCAACTAATGAAATGAAAGACCATGGAATTGAAGGTAAGCATAAAGCATTATCTGTGAGGGTTCAGAGGTTATTACAATGGTAACAAAAATGTAATTGAGTGTActtaataaatatacttttaagtaTAATAGacttattttattatgaatatagTTAGGTGTATAATTACTTTGTTCAAAAACTATCTTAATATTATTTCTCTAAAAAACTGCATGCCTAGttgaaaataaattagttaaaaaGTTTAATGAAGTGAAAATCATATTTAATGAAATAGGATTATGTGATAAAGCATTGAAAGGAGATTTTAAATGCTCTTAGTAGACATTGTCTACAAAAAGTACTAATATGCAATTTTACTACATGTATTTCTATCACAAAATAATggggggctggagcgatggctcagctattaagagtaccgactgctcttccgaaggtcctgtgttcaaatgtGAGCAACCACATgctgtctcacaaccatccataacaagatctgactccctcttctggagtgtctgaagacagctacagtgtactttcaaagaataaataaataaatcttgaaaaaaaaaatgctgttcacTGTAAGTACATATagtaaaatgaactttaaaataaaggGCAAATTATGCAATCTAAAATAAGATTACTTACCAGATTCATAAGTGTAgtatcagttaaaaataaaatgtcaaaaaagaaaaaaaattctctgttgGCATTTCCAGGTGGGGAAGTATGTTTACATAAATAGGTGAACCGTAAAGCTACAAACAAcatattttccccctttttcaaataattatcaCATTGATTCAATGTAAGTTGGGTGCATGTGTTCTGACTAGACTTGTCCatttatgtacacacacttaTGTAACAACACATGTGTGGACGTCAGAAAACAACTGAATGAGTTGGTTACTTTCCTCCACCTGTGAATCTCAAAAattaactcaggtcatcagatttggtAACGAGTGACCTTACCTGTTCTGGCATCTCAAGATATCATGTGATTCATCTTTTAACATGTGAGTTGtcataatgtatataaaatatttactcataaattaaaaatattcatataatgaaaggaataatatttttattgttaaccTCTATTCTTTATCTTATCAAGAAACGTTGTGGGCTAGGGGTCCCAAAGGAATTTGAAAGCAGAAGGCTTTCCAACTACATGGTCCTATTTACAGTGCAGAATGGGAAATGTTCCAGGCAGACATGACTATTGTCAGTGTATATAAGCCACACTAAGGAAAAACACTCAGCACAATTGGTCAAAGCAGAAACCACAATGTAAGAGATTCGTATTTAAGGGAGAATTACAGGAAATATCATCTTGTTTTACAAGGTGATTCCTGTAGTGAATATATCACAAACCAattgtgctttcatttttcatCACAATTACTCGTTTAAGGTTTGTTTTAGTagcatattattttattacttctttgaTGATTTTACAGTGAGTCTTgcatttgtatttaattattttgtttgacaAATATGTGGTAGAAATTTTTCCTTCCAACTAATCCTTGAGACTTTGAACACTTAAAGTACTTCATATGCTCACATCTAATGATCTCTTACTGTAAGCTTAAATGTTCCAAGTTTCTCAACTTGAACAAATATCATACTCATAGGTCACTAAACTTACTCTAATGTTATCTGATTATATTATTGAATGTACTATTTTCTCAAGATCCAGACAATATAGTAAAGTAGTTAATGGAGATTGGAGGGAGATGAGAGTGGCTGTGCTTAGAATAATCATAGTTCTCTCCAGATTTAACAATGAGAAAAGAATATGTGTGAAAAGCCATTGATATTCAAAGGGTTGGGTTACATTTGCTTAATTTTGAAACctgataatttttattaatgaaacttgtcatttatatttatgtgtatacatatttaaatggCCAAGTACcttgttttataaatttcattaattttcttgaACTACTGAAAATCATGATTCCTATCATATCATTTATTTCATAGTCTAGAAGTGATATTGGGGACTTGAAGTTAGAATCACCTCATTTTGCACTACAGTTTTTCTACTTTATTGAGTAGATTGACCCAGGAAATAAATAtgcattattattaataaaatataatagttttaaaattctttaaatataataattcttTTAATTCCTAACACAGAAATTGCAAAATATCCCCTAATTTCCTGATATTTTAGTCTTCCAATTTCAaacttaaatataatattaaaaagtacagaaaaaaaggagatggaaaaaaTTTATGAGAAATAAATGGAGGAAcaatgttaaagaaagaaaaaagaaaaaagtagaattgAGACAGAAATGTAGAGAGGATTTTATGAATAGTTAATTCAAATTAGTATATGGCATCTTAGCATTTAGAATTAAATAGCTTCCCTCATGTCTAGGAATATATGACTGTTGAGAGATACACTTAAATGGCTAAGTCCTTAGGTCAAGGAAAGACATAATCCTCACAATGAGTTTCAGAGTGTGGGTTCTTAAATTATTTGATAAACCAATTTTATCACTCATTTTAATATACTTAATTAAGTTCTGTCCATTTAGACTTGGtcaaaaatagatttatttcctGGGAATTTTGTGCTTATGTCTGAAATGTGTCAATAGATTATCATTCAGAGTTATGATTATCAATTATAGAGGCTCTAATATTAACTAAGATAGGattgaagaaaattatttctaattccaTATAGAATATGTAGTTTTAAGCGTggcaaaatgtaaagaaaatacttCTTACTAatgtttttaaacaatatatttatttctaaacttACACATACTATCTATCAGatgtatatttttctgtatttaggAACATTCCCTGACTAGAAAAAGTATAGCAACataggaaaattattttaaacttgaGTGGAAACAACGTTAAtacataatttgtattttttttttggtctgctTATATGGCCAAACATTAagttattgtttctatttcaggAATTGTTAGTTCAGCTTTGTCTCTCTTAACCCATTAGAACACCGTGAAGTAAATGGAAGAAGCAAACCAGACTGTGGTGTCTGAGTTTATTTTTCAGGGACTTAGTGCTTCAAAGGAACTACAGATCTTCCTCCTACTTCCATTTTCCGTCCTCTACCTGATGGCTGTGGTAGGCAACCTCTTCATTGTGATATTGATCATCATTGATCATCATCTCCATTCTCCCATGTACTTCCTGTTAGCTAATCTATCATTTATTGACTTATGCCTTTCCTCAGTAACCACCCCCAAACTGATAACTGACCTCCTAAAAGTTAATAAAACCATTTCCTTTGGGGGCTGCATGAGCCAGATCCTCTGTGTGCATTTCTTTGGAGGAGGTGAGATGGTACTTCTTGTAACAATGGCCTATGACCGGTATGTGGCCATCTGCAGGCCACTCCACTACAGCAGCATCATGGACAGACAGAAGTGCATCTGGCTCGTTCTGATATCATGGGTCATTGGCTTTATACATGCCATGAGCCAGCTGATACTGATTTTGGATCTGCCTTTCTGTGGACCTAGAGTGATAGACAGCTTTTTCTGTGATATCCCTTTGGTGATGAAATTAGCCTGCATGAATACTGATACTCTGGGGATCCTAATAAATGCTGACAGTGGCATTTTAGCAACAACTTGTTTCATTCTCTTGCTTTTGTCTTATACTTACATTCTATTAACTGTTCAACTTCACTCTAAAGATGGCTCATCAAAGGCCCTATCTACATGCACATCCCATATAATAGTGGTTCTGCTGTTCTTTGGGCCAGTCATTTTCATCTATCTGTGGCCAGTTAGCATCACCTGGGTTGACAAGTTTCTTGCTGTATTTTACTCAGTCATCACACCTCTCCTGAATCCAGCAATCTATACACTGaggaataaagatattaaaaatgcCATAAAGAAGCTCATAAATCGCATGTGAATTCTGGTTTAGACATCTTACAtaattagaatttatttatttatttatttttaattgtattttttattagattttttttatttatatttcaaatgctatcccgaaagttccctataccctccccccgcccctgctcccctacccacccactccaacttcttggccctggtagtgccctctgctgggtcatataaagtttgcaagacctagaaTTATTTTTTATACACCATTTTACCCACATTCTTAGTGGAAACTGAATTATATAATGACTCATTTTGGGAATCTATGGTTATGAAAATAacctttagaaaaatatattcaaaattataATACTTGTACTTTTATCCCTTAGAATGAGTAATCATTCTGCATAGTGTACCTGCATATATTGATGATTAGCAGATGATAATAATGTTCCAAAGATAGTTATCATGTTACTATACCTTATCTTTTTTCCCAACATTGTAAAATTCAATTTAATCAGATCTTTAAAAAtcttctttgaattaattttcaatattacCATCCTTTAAAATGTGGCATTATATACCAATATACCAACCCTAATTCTATTTTTGCCACTGAAGATATTGAAGGTATTTGTGAAGTCTATTTCCTTTTCGAAATAAAtatgtgaaagaaataaaatcataatactAGTTGCATCGTATTAACTTCATCTCTGTCAGTTTTCAAGTGTTAACGATTCATATGAGTtcagaatgttttatttcattcctgaacagaaaagacaacttatttataatagtttaaTAAACTTTTCTCAGttcaaaaattatttgtatgATTATGATCTTatattatataatgaaatatcATAACTGCCAAGACCAGTTAGGTAAATATTATATGCTTTcaataatatgatatatataatatttcatattatatactTGATATAGTGTGTCATTTGCTTGATAAAACTATATCCATGTTTATAATACTTTGAGTTTAGTTTATTACTCAATAGACATGAAAGCCATAATTTCTTGAATATCATGTCCCAATATTTCATGAGCTAATGAGTAAAATCAATCTGTATGCATATCTTAATATGTTAAAGAGGTTTCAATAACCAAAATTATCTAAGAACAAGCACACACCTGTTTTACAAAATCATATGATTAAAGGTAAGTATGACTCATGTCTGTCCACAGACCTTGctgcatacatatgtgtagttTTTGGtatctttttcagaaaaaaaaaatatctccattGTATTTATAGATTTAACTATCAACACGTTTACATCACcctattttaattaaatatgttcTTTAACAATATCTGCAATAGTTGATTGCATCTTATTTTTGTCTGTGGTTTTGTATTTCCCTTCCACTACTGTTATCCCTTTccccagacatgcacacatacacacacacgaggatCTTTGcacatttatgtatttgagtttcatgtgtctgtttgtttttcttttcatcagtAGCTCACGGTTCAGCAAGAAGTTATAGAAGTCCATAGCAACTCTCTGATCTGTGACTGACTGTTGACTATTTTGTTGTGCAGGGGCCATGGCAGGCAGCCTTGAGTTCATGACTGCATCAACTGTGCCATGCTCACAAGATTGTTCTTCACAGTTTTTGCATTCTTTTTGTCCCCTTCCACCTTCCttctcagaattattttaaaagtgattttgaaTCTACAGAGACTTTGTCCTCCTCTTTCACAGACATAGTAAAGCAACATAACACTTTACGAATGCCTTACTAAACTACATAATTAAATTCTAAACTGATCTTTTATTGCCTGTTTAGTTTCTAAGTGTTAGTTGAAAATGGTTTATTCCTGGACAGATCACACCAAGCAAGCACTACTCTCATGAGAGAGGTCCTTTATTCAAtgaggggaagaagagagcaagcaaaaagaaagacaatggtTGAGGTCCCTGTCTTCTATGTGGTCTGTAACACAGGTGATGACTAGCACAGGTGATGCAGGTGAGGTGTGCACAGGGcgtggttgccatggcaacagatagAGGAGGGTCTTTGTCACCTAGGGGTGGCTTCATCACTGGATTTAGAGTCTGGCTGTATTCTGATGCTAACACCAAGGGTATAAATTtcacttaaattttattaattcaatAACACTACTTTTATGAAATGTGTGTTTCAAGAAGAAGCACAAGGGAGGtgtgtgagatggctcagcacataaagGAGCTTCCTGTCAAATAAGAAGGCATGAGTTCCAAACCCCAAATCTCTTGGTAAAAGAGGAATAGCAACTCCATAAGTTTTGATCTAACATCCACAAATATtcccacacatgaacacaaagaatattttaagtaaataaataaataatatgtaaatgtttaaaaagaaaaatcacgaTGAAAGCTGTAAAATATGTTTAGTTTGTCTCctaataaaagcataaaaaataaataaaatcatggaaTACAGTGACAACCATGCTTTGagagatgtgtatgtgtataaaatataaaaatcatatcgATGAACAAAGtatcacaaattaaaaataaaggaaacagatTTAAATTATAGACATTTTTCTTCTGACATTCACAGAGTCAAGAAAAATAAGGCTAATTATTCTAAATAACAAACTAATTCATGATATAGTAGTAATATCAATAAAGGATAAAAGGCACAGATAAATCTGTGAATAGATACAGTACTTAAAAATACTATCattcatataattatttattggcatatatatacatatatatactttatttgaaatttataagTGCctactaaaatgaaaatattacagcaaaaagtctttaatttaaaaaaaataactaattttatgtgtgtatctgagtaTATATCAGTGTACCATGGAACACAAGGATGTCAAAAGAGATATTGGACTGTTAGAGCTAGAACAGATAAAACTAGACATGTCTTCTCAAAGATAAAGAAGTGCTTTTAGCTACTAAACCATCCTTCCACATCCATCTTAATGTGTGTTCATTGAACTCTTATAGCATACAGTAATCCACTCACTCCAGTTGCTGTCCACTTAGTTCTCCTCTTCTGCACCCACTggtgcttttcttctttccagatactcattctatttccatttataaaaatagtttaaaatgtttgttttcctgagCCATTGCCATTTCACTTACCatgattcatatttttaatcTCTTGATGATAGATATTTTGAATAGGCTAATAAGGCCAGGAAGTGGTTGGGGAGCAGtaggaggggatgggataggggatttttggaggggaaactaggaaagggggtaacatttgaaatgtaaataaagagaatatctaataaaaaaggagaaaaaatcaaaatttcaatacatttctctcatttggtttttttttttttttgtgatgtcATTGATTTTTACTgagttgctttttctgtttttattttgtcttgctATGGTTTATTTTTTGGTACTAAAGGTTAAAACCAAAGTCTCACGCACGCTAGGGAAGCCCCCCAACACTCAGCTATGTATTTTGTGTCAATTACTTTTATACTTGAAACAGGCTCTTACTAAGTCACTCAGGTTGTCTTTGACTTTTCAATTTTCCCACTTCTGCATCCCAGAGATATGTAATTACAGACCTGTATTTTGAGGCTAAGTTAGTTAGATATGTGTTTGCCAAATGCCTAACCACACAACCTAATTGATCTCAAAATATCAATGGCATTCATCACAGTACTGGAGGTGGGGAAAACATTTTTAGAACTTGCTAGAGACCTGGCATGGGCTAGACTCTAGGAAGCCTAGTAGACTaactttagctgagactcctagaagGCTGGATATGGATCACAAAACCTTCAAGATgggtcctgcctacaagatgagTAGGGACAAAATGCAGAGgttgagagaatggccaaccaattaATGGtgcaatttgagacccatcccatggtcaagcaccaatccctgatactattaatgatacactGTTGTGCTTGCTACTCTATTGTGCTAACAGACTTgtgtctagcataactgtcctctgagaggcaccAACCAGAAGCTAcccaaaacagatgcagaagacccacacccaaacattgaattgagctcagggagtcttatggaagagttgggggaaggacagaagggataggaattccacaggaagcccaacagagtcaactgacctggacaCTTGGGGGCTCTCAAtgactgaaccaccaagcaaagagcatacatggactggacctaaggcccccacacatatgtagcagatgtgcagctcattCTCCATGTGGGTAGCCTGCCAACTGTAGCAGATGCTGCTCCTAAAGCTATTGCCTCTCTGTGAATCAAGTTCCTCTACCTGGGCCTCCTTGTTTTGCCTCAGTGGGCAAGGATGTCCCTAGCCCTGAAGAGACCTGATGTGTCATGGTTGGGTGATAGCAGGGGGGCTTCCACCCTCTCAAAGAACAGGATGAAAATGTGGAAGGGACAGTGAGGGGGGCAGGAAGAGGTGGGGTAGCGATCATGATgcaaaatgagtaaataaataaataaataaataaataaaggaaccgaaacaaagaaaacaggatgTGACAGGAACAAAATAATAAGGTTGACTAACTCATTACTTAGAAGTAAACTTACAAAGCAAAGCTATTTGACTTTTTCCAACATTCCAAAATGTTGAGTCAAGAAAAGGGTAATATCTTTAACAAATGAAGAATGAAACTCACCATGTCCCTACAGTATGAAAATCAGCTCTGAATAGATCAAATGCCTTATTATAATGCCCAGAACTTCAAAATAACTGAAGGAATAGAAAAGATCATGGGAACTTCAATTATTGGCATATGCAAGGACTTTCTGAGTAGTACTCTAAAGCCACAGGAagcggtaaaaaaaaaaaattgacaactGAGATTTCATGAAGTAAAAAACTACAACAAGCCAGAGTCTACAACtcacataaagagaaaaatagctaCAGAATGAGAAACAATCTCTAATGTTTCTTACAACAATCAGACCCAGGGCCCAGGGGCCGtggagctggaactgacctgattGCTTCCTTCCTGAGGATAAGCTTTTATGGTACTAGAAGGACCTACTACTTCATGGTACCTGAAATGACACTAATGAATTGTTTGTATATACTCATACTTGTTTCCAAGATACAAATAGTACTGCAATAGATTTAATGCCATCAGGAGTTggcattagaaaataaaattttaatgtagaaaaaaaaaaagacatgatctAAAGAAAGTTAAtcttaggaaaaagaaagggataaGGGAGGAATAATATGTAAGAACAGGAGAGGTGATGGAGGGCAAGTGGGACCAAAGTACACCAGATGCAGAGAGTGAAATGTGACATAAACCACATTGTTTGTACAGTTTATACTCTCTAATAGAAAATCAAATTCACCAAACAAGTGCTAAACAGCAAATAAAACTGCCTCAGATAATGTCACCTCTTCAATCACTGCAAGaatattatttagatttttataaaacataattatgGAAGAGGGCAAAATTATAAAAcctgaaacaaaatttaaatgactTTGGAACTCTTTGTTTATATTAAGAAGTctggcagggcgtggtggcgcatgcctttaatcccagcactcgggaggaagaggcaggcggatttctgagttcgaggccagcctggtctacaaagtgagttccaggacagccagggctatacagagaaaccctgtctcaaaaaaccaaaaaaaaaaaaaaaaaaaaaaaaaaacagtctgtgTATAAAATTATGCTCAGTGGTTCTTGTTAAAAGCATGGAAAGAACtgagataatatatttataaaaaaatatataaaacttatgAGAAAACTAGAAGAatagagtttctttttctttgaaaaataaagttttatttaaccaCAGTgtattaatacaaatattaacaaatattaacatttttaaattattgatctAAGAAACAGCATTTCTACAGagtttgttaaaatatttagagATATTTATATGCCCATCTtacacttctgttttcttctcttttcaggTTTGATATCTTCCTTTTCCTACCTCTAAACTCTCCCATATTGGCCACCCCTGCCACTCTCCTTtgaatttatggcctctttttccatGAATTGTTGTGGCatgaacatatgtatatacatatatattcctaaatactgCCTGCTCAGTCCACATatgttacttatatgtgtgttttcagagctAACCATTTTGCTTTGGAGAATCAGTGGGTGTTCTCTTCCTTGGGAAGAACACCTCTCCCACTTTTAGCTCTCCTCAGTTGCCTCTAGTTCTTTGTGAGAGGGATGTGGGCTCATGGGTTTCTTGCCACTCACTTTGGCATGTCCATTGGTATCATCCTTGTTTGTCTCacatttgggcagtcatgttggtgaagCTTTATGTGTGTCAAAGGATAAGAGAGTTTGCTATAAGACTGTATATTCTATTGATGTCAAAATCCTCACCTTGTGTTCTTGGTTGTATTGCTGTATTAAACAACAGGTTAAATAATGGACACTGTATTTGTAATTCTTTAATTTTGTATCCCTcaattctgtatccattctttttctATCACATGTGTTTAGGTTTAGCTTAAAGTAGTACATTTATGATGATAATTttgcttgtgtgcacacatgtgtgtgtgcgtgcatgctcacacacacatgcattcacacacacacagttattctACTTGTTTACATTTTCTGTACTGATTTTTATCTTGAACTTTCATTCATCTGTGTAAGCTAATTGAATATATGAcaatatattaatttcaaatcatttatatttctaatattttataaacCACTTACTTTCAACATTTTACCAAGAGAGCTGATCAATATATTTGCCAGAAAAAAAGTTCTGCTCTTCAAGCCCAAGAGTTCTGGTACACTGAATACCAATTTTTGCAAGGAAATAGATCTACTCTAAATTTAGTGTTTCTATTGTCTCAACATACAGCAATGAACTATTtctaatatacatatatcaaGCAATAGCTTTCCCTGTGATGGGAAAGCAAACcatcaaagaagccaaaataaggTTTGCAGGGCAGTGAAAATCCATATGGGCATACAAACTAAATGGACAGCTAAGAGCGCgctattttactttgtttatgtTTATTACTATGTATTTCTTAGTATTGGgtataaacataatttaataGATACAAAACAGGTATTATCAATGCTTTTAATAAGTCCAATACTTCAATGTACATCAAACCTCaaagttaagaaaatattatCATAGTCACACAGTCACTCTCATCAAACAGAACAGTCAATTTGCCAATAATCAATTCTGCATCTAATAATAGTTGACTCCTGGGAAGAACAATATTTATGGAAGGCATTGTTTCTATAGAAAATCAATAATGATGTAGGTATTGGACTTTATGCCCAGTCGTATTAATTGGTTATATTCCTGCTAATAAATACCCATGTGCCTTTAGCTGTAATGTTGAGTGAAGAACTAGAGAAAGAGTAAGTCTCCCTGTGTTTCTCATCCGTAGAAGATGCTGAGGGCAGAGCCTGTGCTTACACAGGTAGGGTGAGTACTGTTCTCTAACCTGGTTTCGGGTCTCACTCCCCTCACCTTgttctgtgcttttgtttttcacaCTTTACTTTTTTTCATCCTTATGTTTCAATCTCAGCTTAACTTACTCAAGGTCATTTGtaaattttgagatttttccTCATAGCTGAAACTGAGTGGATAGAAACTCAAATAGTCTTCAAAgcagtaatattttaaagtactatGTTTAGTAT
The DNA window shown above is from Mus pahari chromosome 3, PAHARI_EIJ_v1.1, whole genome shotgun sequence and carries:
- the LOC110318989 gene encoding olfactory receptor 4K3-like; this encodes MEEANQTVVSEFIFQGLSASKELQIFLLLPFSVLYLMAVVGNLFIVILIIIDHHLHSPMYFLLANLSFIDLCLSSVTTPKLITDLLKVNKTISFGGCMSQILCVHFFGGGEMVLLVTMAYDRYVAICRPLHYSSIMDRQKCIWLVLISWVIGFIHAMSQLILILDLPFCGPRVIDSFFCDIPLVMKLACMNTDTLGILINADSGILATTCFILLLLSYTYILLTVQLHSKDGSSKALSTCTSHIIVVLLFFGPVIFIYLWPVSITWVDKFLAVFYSVITPLLNPAIYTLRNKDIKNAIKKLINRM